One window of the Marmota flaviventris isolate mMarFla1 chromosome 2, mMarFla1.hap1, whole genome shotgun sequence genome contains the following:
- the Pxmp4 gene encoding peroxisomal membrane protein 4 gives MAAPPQLQALLKAVNALLRKRRYHAALTLIKGFRNGIVYGVKIRAPHALVMTFLFRSGSLRDKLRAILQATYTHSWNLACFVFVYKGLCALQAHTQGKTYQSHSFLAAFIGGFLLFGDNNNINSQINMYLTSRVLFALCRLGVEKGYIPEFRWDPFPLYTAVVWGLVLWLFEYHRPTLQPSLQSSMTYLYEDSNVWHDLSDFLIYNKSRASK, from the exons ATGGCAGCTCCGCCGCAACTACAGGCTCTACTCAAGGCGGTCAACGCACTGCTGCGCAAGCGCCGCTACCACGCTGCGTTGACCCTGATTAAGGGCTTCCGGAACGGGATCGT CTATGGAGTCAAAATCCGGGCCCCTCACGCACTGGTCATGACCTTCCTCTTCAGGAGTGGCAG CCTCCGGGACAAGCTGCGAGCCATTCTGCAGGCCACCTACACCCACTCCTGGAATCTGGCTTGCTTCGTGTTTGTCTACAAGGGCCTCTGCGCCCTGCAGGCCCACACACAGGGCAAGACCTACCAGTCGCACTCATTCCTGGCTGCCTTCATCGGGGGCTTCTTGTTGTTTGGAGACAACAATAACATCAACAGCCAG ATCAACATGTACCTGACGTCGCGTGTCCTCTTCGCGCTGTGCCGCCTGGGCGTGGAGAAGGGCTACATCCCGGAGTTCCGGTGGGACCCGTTCCCTCTCTACACGGCAGTGGTTTGGGGGCTTGTCCTGTGGCTCTTTGAGTATCACCGGCCCACGCTGCAGCCCTCGCTGCAGTCCTCCATGACCTACCTGTACGAGGACAGCAACGTGTGGCACGACCTCTCGGACTTCCTCATCTACAACAAGAGCCGCGCTTCCAAGTAG